In the genome of Pseudomonas sp. HS6, one region contains:
- a CDS encoding SDR family oxidoreductase yields the protein MSMTFSGQVAVVTGAANGIGRATAQAFAAEGLKVVVADLDAAGGEGTVALIRTAGGEATFVRCNVTVESDVKNLMDEVINTYGRLDYAFNNAGIEIEKGKLAEGSMDEFDAIMGVNVKGVWLCMKYQLPLLLAQGGGAIVNTASVAGLGAAPKMSIYAASKHAVIGLTKSAAIEYAKKKIRVNAVCPAVIDTDMFRRAYEADPKKGEFANAMHPVGRIGKVEEIASAVLYLCSDGAAFTTGHSLAVDGGVTAF from the coding sequence ATGAGCATGACGTTTTCCGGTCAGGTCGCCGTAGTCACTGGCGCCGCCAACGGTATTGGCCGCGCAACCGCCCAGGCGTTTGCCGCCGAAGGTCTGAAAGTGGTGGTGGCTGATCTGGATGCGGCCGGGGGCGAGGGCACCGTTGCGCTGATTCGTACAGCCGGCGGCGAAGCGACCTTCGTGCGTTGCAATGTTACCGTCGAAAGCGATGTGAAAAATCTGATGGACGAGGTGATCAATACCTACGGCCGTCTCGACTATGCCTTTAACAATGCCGGCATCGAAATCGAGAAAGGCAAACTGGCCGAAGGCTCGATGGATGAGTTCGACGCGATCATGGGCGTCAACGTCAAGGGCGTCTGGCTGTGCATGAAGTACCAGTTGCCGCTGCTGTTGGCGCAGGGCGGCGGGGCGATCGTCAACACCGCGTCGGTGGCCGGGCTGGGGGCTGCACCGAAGATGAGCATTTACGCGGCCTCCAAGCATGCGGTGATCGGTCTTACGAAGTCTGCCGCCATCGAGTACGCCAAGAAGAAAATCCGCGTCAACGCCGTTTGCCCGGCGGTGATCGACACCGACATGTTCCGTCGCGCCTATGAGGCCGACCCGAAGAAAGGCGAATTCGCCAACGCCATGCACCCGGTAGGTCGCATCGGCAAGGTCGAGGAAATTGCCAGCGCTGTGCTGTACCTGTGTAGCGATGGTGCAGCGTTCACTACCGGCCATTCGCTGGCCGTGGACGGTGGCGTGACCGCATTCTGA